Proteins from one Leptospira wolffii serovar Khorat str. Khorat-H2 genomic window:
- a CDS encoding methyl-accepting chemotaxis protein has protein sequence MSIRFRISLYLSVVLISGSIILTAINSFGSYFNLKSQVDSGSKMAGERFAYEVKDFLNLAFGSLRGIQFMLETSRPSRTETVDALKKLAGANPFYFGTWVVFEPNAFDDQDGKYKNAPYHDASGRFIPYANKSKDDLQVEPVIYYDKEDESGGFYNIPKKTRKDFVADPFAYPVGGREVLMVSLVKPVIRNNSFAGVVGMDLSMDNLQSLLGPIRPFREEGHLTLISPNGTYAANGKDPALVGKMIPDQERLREITEAMAAGKPFSLHWDGEGHHFFPFVLGNYEKSWAVEVAIPDSIFWSDLRGVVLQTILSSFVIMVIILLILNLIFNRLITSGLLEAIGFSEKIADGDLTASSETSREDEIGKLLKSMDSMKMNLSKIIQDIKTSSKKLNSTSDQMAESSRNFSDIAQAQASAAEESSAAVEELAASAENVRKSMERAIENMKEIDTNVVLLREQIGTINAEMQTLSQVASESQERAITGESAMVETNRAMDEIAESASRINEILSLITEISEKTNLLALNAAIEAARAGDAGKGFAVVAEEIGKLASQTSTSVQEIGGLVDSTNDAVHNGNRKVKEASEILRKLRTSVDSFGLSAKKVLDSVRTQEKNTEDIHQSANSLMSFSLQIEEAVQEQKRATDEITKTIVSISDGTQEVASGADDLTSYSGEMHGQSEGLLRSVDKFKL, from the coding sequence ATGAGCATCAGATTTAGAATTTCATTATATCTTTCCGTAGTTTTGATTTCCGGGTCGATTATTCTGACCGCGATCAATTCCTTCGGATCCTATTTCAATCTGAAGTCTCAGGTGGATTCCGGATCCAAGATGGCGGGAGAAAGATTCGCCTACGAAGTAAAGGACTTTCTGAATCTGGCCTTCGGCTCTCTTCGGGGAATCCAGTTTATGCTGGAGACCTCTCGTCCAAGCAGAACGGAAACGGTAGATGCTCTCAAAAAATTGGCCGGAGCGAATCCGTTTTATTTCGGTACTTGGGTGGTATTCGAACCGAATGCCTTCGACGACCAGGACGGAAAATACAAGAATGCGCCGTATCACGATGCTAGCGGCAGATTCATTCCCTACGCCAATAAATCCAAAGACGATCTCCAAGTGGAACCGGTGATCTATTACGATAAAGAGGACGAATCGGGAGGTTTCTATAATATTCCCAAGAAAACGCGAAAGGATTTCGTGGCCGACCCTTTCGCTTATCCCGTAGGGGGAAGGGAAGTCCTCATGGTATCCCTGGTTAAGCCGGTGATTCGAAATAACTCCTTTGCGGGGGTGGTAGGCATGGACCTCTCCATGGACAATCTACAATCTTTACTGGGACCGATTCGTCCTTTTAGAGAAGAAGGGCACCTAACGTTGATTTCTCCCAATGGCACCTATGCCGCCAACGGAAAGGATCCGGCTTTAGTCGGCAAAATGATACCCGATCAGGAGCGCTTGCGGGAGATCACCGAGGCTATGGCGGCGGGAAAACCGTTTTCCTTGCATTGGGATGGAGAAGGGCATCATTTCTTTCCGTTCGTACTCGGAAATTACGAGAAATCCTGGGCGGTGGAAGTCGCGATCCCCGATTCCATTTTTTGGTCGGACCTGAGAGGAGTGGTGTTACAGACGATTCTGTCTTCTTTTGTAATCATGGTAATCATTCTACTGATCCTGAATTTGATCTTCAATCGTCTGATCACGAGCGGCCTCTTGGAAGCGATAGGCTTCTCGGAAAAGATCGCGGATGGAGATCTGACAGCGTCTTCCGAAACATCCAGGGAGGACGAGATAGGCAAACTTCTAAAATCGATGGATTCTATGAAGATGAACCTCTCCAAGATCATCCAGGATATCAAGACCTCGTCCAAGAAACTGAATAGCACATCGGATCAGATGGCAGAGTCGTCTCGTAATTTTTCCGATATAGCCCAGGCCCAAGCTTCGGCGGCGGAAGAATCGAGCGCCGCAGTGGAGGAACTCGCCGCATCCGCGGAGAATGTTCGCAAGTCCATGGAAAGAGCCATAGAGAATATGAAGGAGATAGACACGAACGTAGTGTTACTCCGAGAACAGATAGGCACGATCAACGCGGAGATGCAGACTTTATCGCAAGTGGCGTCGGAATCTCAAGAGAGGGCGATCACGGGAGAAAGTGCGATGGTGGAGACGAACCGGGCCATGGATGAGATCGCGGAGAGCGCGAGTCGTATCAACGAGATCTTGTCCTTAATCACTGAAATATCCGAGAAGACGAATCTATTGGCTCTCAATGCGGCGATAGAGGCGGCAAGGGCGGGAGATGCCGGTAAAGGATTCGCGGTGGTCGCGGAAGAGATAGGCAAGCTTGCTTCCCAGACATCCACGTCCGTGCAAGAGATAGGCGGGCTTGTCGACTCGACAAACGATGCGGTTCATAACGGAAACCGTAAGGTGAAGGAAGCGAGCGAGATACTGCGCAAGTTAAGGACTAGCGTGGATTCGTTCGGATTATCCGCGAAGAAAGTTTTGGATTCGGTGAGAACCCAAGAGAAGAATACGGAGGATATCCATCAGTCGGCTAATTCTCTTATGAGTTTCAGCTTGCAGATAGAAGAAGCGGTCCAGGAGCAGAAGAGAGCGACGGACGAGATCACGAAAACCATAGTATCTATCTCTGACGGAACCCAGGAAGTGGCTTCGGGTGCGGACGATCTTACTTCTTATTCGGGAGAGATGCACGGTCAGTCCGAAGGATTACTTCGCTCCGTGGACAAATTCAAATTATAA
- a CDS encoding DUF3332 family protein has protein sequence MIKKTLQKTILSFVLVGLSFGSLANCFGKFAVVRAFYNANDGINIGGGLLAKIIKTILFWIPFSFLMGIGAFFDLFLFNLIEFWSGSNPVGLNEYDKEGKYVKTFEQDGEKLTLVYSNFGSRLDLTTVSKEGKGETLSTFRDQPGKFFVERDGKLSEVEVSSQTVGSKVILKLTEQGKLKSSKVVESKTLEELELRAAGTL, from the coding sequence ATGATAAAAAAAACCTTACAAAAAACCATTCTGTCCTTCGTACTGGTGGGCCTTAGCTTCGGCTCCCTGGCGAACTGTTTCGGTAAATTCGCCGTAGTCCGCGCTTTTTATAACGCCAACGACGGTATCAATATCGGAGGCGGCCTTCTCGCAAAAATCATTAAGACGATCCTATTCTGGATCCCTTTCTCCTTCCTAATGGGAATCGGAGCATTCTTCGATCTTTTCCTTTTTAACCTGATCGAATTCTGGTCCGGAAGCAACCCTGTAGGATTGAACGAGTACGACAAGGAAGGAAAATACGTTAAGACTTTCGAACAAGACGGCGAGAAACTCACTCTTGTTTATTCCAACTTCGGATCCAGATTGGATCTAACCACCGTTTCCAAAGAAGGAAAAGGCGAGACTCTTTCCACTTTCCGCGATCAGCCCGGAAAATTCTTCGTTGAAAGAGACGGCAAGCTTTCCGAAGTGGAAGTCAGCTCCCAAACCGTCGGATCCAAAGTGATCCTAAAACTGACCGAGCAAGGAAAATTAAAATCTTCTAAAGTGGTTGAGTCCAAAACCCTGGAAGAATTGGAACTCAGAGCTGCGGGAACTCTCTAA
- a CDS encoding LIMLP_12425 family protein, with protein MEKQISNRQGIGAKLGISGIFQKEDQDLVKLESSLIRAVSELRTKELRATKLSSDFDLRLQNLLQDVRFEEESTWSKISGSFVWNRSFQYSLSAGLAILLLAVAVGRFSSSNETSPSERSGTLVSGNDREFVDLPSSAKVNPDADSPYLQEISKSKDGKKVLGALELYFTERGDFRTAQEIRQVLESTR; from the coding sequence ATGGAAAAACAAATCAGCAATCGACAAGGCATAGGTGCCAAATTGGGCATTTCCGGAATCTTCCAGAAGGAAGATCAGGATTTAGTGAAATTAGAAAGCTCCCTCATTCGGGCCGTTTCGGAACTCAGAACCAAAGAACTCCGGGCCACCAAGCTCTCCTCCGACTTCGATCTTAGACTCCAAAATCTACTCCAAGATGTCCGCTTTGAAGAAGAATCCACCTGGTCCAAAATCTCAGGTAGTTTCGTATGGAATCGTTCCTTCCAGTATTCTCTAAGTGCAGGACTCGCTATTTTATTATTAGCCGTTGCGGTAGGGCGTTTTTCTTCTTCCAATGAAACGAGTCCTTCCGAAAGATCTGGGACCCTGGTTTCCGGAAACGATCGCGAATTTGTGGATTTGCCTTCTTCTGCGAAAGTGAATCCGGACGCAGATTCTCCTTATCTACAAGAGATTTCCAAAAGCAAGGATGGAAAAAAAGTCCTGGGAGCTTTGGAGCTCTACTTCACGGAAAGAGGCGACTTCAGAACCGCCCAAGAAATCCGCCAAGTTTTAGAATCTACTCGCTGA
- a CDS encoding RNA polymerase sigma factor: protein MIDTDNPQRKQTVREKEIELLKKIKEGDDKAYMELTGPYRERLYRKAVSMVKDGDDAEDIVQDALVSGYRSIRNFRAESGVYTWLYRIVVNKSKDLLAKRKRARENSIDDSEFQVTDNRVGFEKKVELSDESNYLINKINELEDIYKEVIELRYFEEMSYSQIAEVLGTNIGTVKSRLFKAKEFLKHLILQDGKGEGYFR, encoded by the coding sequence ATGATAGATACAGATAATCCCCAACGCAAGCAAACCGTCCGCGAAAAAGAAATCGAACTTCTGAAAAAGATCAAGGAAGGGGACGACAAGGCTTATATGGAGCTGACCGGTCCCTACCGGGAGCGCCTCTACCGTAAGGCAGTTTCCATGGTAAAAGACGGGGACGACGCCGAGGATATTGTTCAGGACGCTCTGGTTTCCGGATATCGCTCCATTCGCAATTTTAGGGCCGAATCCGGGGTGTATACCTGGTTGTATAGGATCGTGGTCAATAAATCCAAGGACCTGCTCGCAAAGAGAAAGAGGGCCAGGGAGAATTCCATAGATGATTCCGAATTCCAGGTCACGGACAACCGGGTGGGCTTCGAAAAAAAAGTAGAACTTTCCGACGAGAGCAACTATCTAATCAACAAAATAAACGAACTCGAGGACATATACAAAGAAGTCATCGAGCTCCGGTATTTCGAGGAAATGTCCTATTCACAAATAGCCGAGGTCCTCGGAACGAATATCGGAACGGTTAAAAGCCGGCTCTTCAAGGCGAAAGAGTTTCTCAAACATCTCATCCTACAAGATGGGAAGGGTGAAGGCTATTTTAGGTAG
- a CDS encoding PilZ domain-containing protein, translating into MSSSGQKPRSPRFYPKDFDEYIVQVDSGLITLEGKLGNISESGICVLMSGEDLPHSLAVDGSVIERKTGKRLEFLGDVVWKVPKRVGEKEKFLYGIRFRSPLELTESLILINLSLEG; encoded by the coding sequence ATGAGTTCTTCCGGTCAAAAGCCAAGGAGTCCCCGATTCTATCCGAAGGATTTTGACGAATACATCGTGCAGGTGGATTCGGGTTTGATCACCCTCGAAGGTAAATTAGGCAATATTTCCGAATCGGGAATCTGCGTATTAATGAGCGGAGAAGATCTACCTCATTCCTTGGCGGTGGATGGTTCCGTCATAGAGAGAAAGACCGGTAAGAGATTGGAATTTTTGGGAGACGTGGTTTGGAAAGTTCCCAAGAGAGTGGGGGAGAAGGAGAAATTTCTCTACGGCATACGCTTTCGCTCTCCTCTGGAACTCACAGAGTCCCTTATTCTCATCAATCTGTCTTTGGAAGGTTGA
- a CDS encoding DUF192 domain-containing protein — protein sequence MIRFSKHLVWLLFLVPIAGKGEYHSPLYLEKTTIYIGEHPLLVEVANTEESRQRGLMFRKKMGENEGMIFIFPSEDHLTFWMKNTYIPLSIAYFNRDKRLTDMHEMQPNQTKILYHSSEKVLYAVEANKGWFSKRGLGKFSVLKLESRFVGK from the coding sequence ATGATCCGTTTTTCGAAACATCTAGTATGGCTTCTCTTTCTCGTCCCAATTGCTGGCAAGGGAGAATATCATTCTCCCTTATATCTGGAAAAGACGACCATCTATATCGGGGAGCATCCTCTTTTAGTGGAAGTGGCCAATACGGAAGAAAGCCGTCAAAGGGGATTGATGTTTCGGAAGAAAATGGGGGAGAATGAAGGAATGATCTTCATCTTTCCTAGTGAGGACCATCTTACATTCTGGATGAAGAATACTTACATTCCCTTAAGCATCGCCTATTTCAACAGGGACAAGAGGCTTACGGATATGCACGAGATGCAACCCAATCAGACTAAGATTCTTTACCACTCCAGCGAGAAGGTGCTTTATGCGGTGGAGGCAAATAAGGGCTGGTTTTCCAAAAGAGGGCTCGGGAAGTTCTCCGTATTAAAATTGGAGAGCCGATTCGTAGGTAAATAA
- a CDS encoding LA_0442/LA_0875 N-terminal domain-containing protein, translated as MFPGIRPNYPRFFAYLCVMFLTSIEILGADFVRLKNGQIVRGKIVLEDDEKVLIAENEDFVRFLDKEFVAQVSYEKGKPTTNVPATATPDKKTQPPTRVSDIPQSHVETSPPNMYGPSGGSSNGNGGDTSIEVIHEVVTDFIWRGLSFSGEINNRRNNESYRAMTFVPSYQPTLTFNTPLKGLQVQFWGNFQLTERNDRDNDGRFQMYPGGPGPAYPGQGAAGSLSPFSAPSPDALNSACPYDTQNNFLAGNAQTGSTCGGDVPGFKKEQNGMKRSDGLFYAFYYNFEKTSWGTFTAGIWFYNTFQKSNAYLSPALGGFNSPAAQGVSGANNPSTQITRLAWQEYFFFWKLPFLQWANPTISFYTQFSQENAGLMAGKNYLSLTMGHEFFQDKFFRILPQVNIGYAMSNNIVDNRYGIQDITSTLTFFFGKFFVKAADVWRPNLYMYDTDNYYGATGGYVNTSTKDGKIVDPAKVNGPTNQLVLDYISSSTSIPDQLRQSVRESYLLQKIPAHLVWFSIGFSQNF; from the coding sequence ATGTTCCCTGGAATTCGGCCGAATTATCCACGGTTTTTCGCATACCTATGCGTTATGTTTCTAACCTCTATCGAGATCTTAGGAGCGGATTTCGTTCGTTTAAAGAACGGTCAGATTGTTCGAGGAAAGATTGTATTGGAGGACGACGAAAAAGTACTGATCGCGGAGAACGAGGATTTCGTTAGATTTTTGGATAAGGAATTCGTGGCCCAGGTCAGCTATGAAAAAGGGAAACCGACTACTAACGTTCCCGCTACCGCGACCCCCGACAAGAAGACCCAACCTCCGACTAGGGTTTCGGATATTCCCCAATCCCATGTGGAAACTTCTCCCCCGAATATGTACGGTCCGAGCGGCGGGTCTTCCAACGGTAACGGAGGGGATACTTCCATAGAAGTAATCCATGAAGTGGTGACGGACTTTATTTGGCGGGGACTTAGTTTCTCCGGAGAAATCAATAATAGAAGAAACAACGAGAGTTATCGAGCTATGACTTTCGTACCTTCTTATCAACCCACTCTGACTTTTAACACTCCTTTGAAAGGGCTCCAGGTACAGTTTTGGGGAAATTTTCAATTAACGGAAAGAAACGACAGGGATAATGACGGAAGATTCCAAATGTATCCGGGCGGTCCCGGGCCCGCTTATCCCGGACAAGGAGCAGCCGGCTCTTTGAGTCCTTTTTCGGCGCCTTCTCCAGATGCGCTGAACTCCGCTTGTCCCTACGATACCCAGAATAATTTTTTGGCGGGAAATGCTCAGACCGGATCCACATGCGGAGGCGACGTCCCGGGATTTAAGAAGGAACAGAACGGTATGAAAAGATCGGACGGTCTATTCTACGCTTTTTATTATAATTTCGAGAAGACTAGTTGGGGGACCTTTACCGCAGGGATTTGGTTTTACAACACATTCCAAAAGAGTAATGCTTATCTATCTCCAGCTTTGGGAGGATTTAATTCCCCGGCGGCTCAGGGAGTTTCGGGAGCCAATAACCCGTCCACTCAGATCACCCGATTGGCTTGGCAGGAATATTTCTTTTTCTGGAAACTTCCTTTTTTGCAATGGGCGAATCCTACGATTTCATTTTATACCCAGTTTTCACAGGAGAATGCGGGGCTCATGGCGGGTAAGAATTATCTTTCCTTAACAATGGGGCACGAGTTCTTTCAGGATAAATTTTTTAGAATCCTTCCGCAAGTGAATATAGGCTACGCGATGAGCAATAATATCGTGGATAACCGATACGGAATCCAGGACATCACTTCGACTCTTACTTTCTTTTTCGGAAAATTCTTCGTAAAGGCTGCCGACGTTTGGAGACCGAATCTGTATATGTACGATACGGATAATTATTACGGAGCCACGGGAGGATACGTAAACACAAGTACTAAGGACGGAAAGATCGTGGATCCCGCCAAAGTGAACGGTCCTACCAATCAGCTCGTATTGGATTATATCAGCTCCTCTACTTCCATACCGGATCAACTTCGTCAATCAGTAAGGGAGTCCTACCTATTGCAAAAGATACCGGCCCATTTGGTCTGGTTCAGTATAGGCTTTAGTCAAAATTTCTAA
- a CDS encoding MBOAT family O-acyltransferase, with translation MIFPTLEFFLFFSFVFLVHWFVLPVLFRNPEIRKSVIHVFLLIVSYVFYMSWNWKFGGLILLSTVIDFVLADLIHESKNPRFRKWMIVISLVLNLVFILGFFKYYEFLSSNLNALLVSLGWEAIFPVLKIVLPVGVSFYTFQSLSYTIDVYRGVIPSEKNFIRFALFVSFFPQLVAGPIVTAKSFLPQLHTEKRLEDIPFRKAIRYFLMGYFKKVVLSDNISPISDLIFKNPDSYSTEALWLAAFLFWVQVYCDFSGYTDMAYSAALLLGYELPENFRMPYLSQSVTEHWRRWHITLSSWLRDYVYFSLGGNRVGALRHRFNVWFTMFVGGIWHGANWTFFIWGSIQGGFLLLESLLKDAKNKFFPNLTLSSSWSKALTPVRIMYATIVAVTFGVIFRSANIHSAWTMIHGMYVYQAGELRPYMLKQGIPAILCVVFGHYLGWLFFEKGKRIEVPAWLEFGTYPILVFIMALLSPDGEIPFIYFDF, from the coding sequence TTGATTTTTCCAACTCTGGAATTCTTCCTTTTCTTCTCCTTCGTTTTCCTGGTACATTGGTTCGTATTGCCCGTCCTTTTCCGGAATCCGGAGATCCGTAAATCCGTAATCCACGTTTTTCTACTTATAGTAAGTTACGTTTTCTATATGAGTTGGAACTGGAAGTTCGGAGGACTCATATTACTTTCCACCGTAATCGACTTCGTTCTTGCGGATCTGATACACGAATCTAAGAATCCTCGCTTTCGCAAATGGATGATCGTGATCAGCTTGGTCCTGAATCTGGTTTTCATATTAGGATTTTTCAAATATTACGAATTCCTAAGCTCCAACTTAAACGCTCTTCTAGTCTCTTTGGGCTGGGAGGCGATATTTCCGGTTCTCAAAATCGTTCTTCCCGTCGGAGTTTCCTTTTATACCTTCCAGAGTTTGAGTTATACGATAGACGTATATCGCGGAGTCATTCCTTCCGAAAAGAATTTCATACGATTCGCATTATTCGTATCTTTCTTCCCACAATTGGTAGCGGGACCCATCGTGACGGCCAAGTCTTTTCTTCCCCAGTTGCATACTGAAAAGAGATTGGAGGATATACCCTTTAGAAAGGCGATCCGTTATTTTCTGATGGGATATTTCAAGAAGGTCGTCCTTTCCGATAATATCTCTCCGATCTCGGATTTGATTTTTAAGAATCCGGACTCTTATTCCACCGAAGCCTTATGGCTCGCCGCGTTTCTTTTCTGGGTGCAGGTATACTGTGATTTTAGCGGATACACGGATATGGCTTATTCTGCCGCATTGCTTTTGGGGTACGAATTACCCGAGAACTTCAGGATGCCTTATTTATCCCAAAGCGTGACCGAGCACTGGAGAAGGTGGCATATCACTCTTTCTTCTTGGCTCAGGGATTACGTGTATTTTTCCTTAGGGGGAAATCGGGTCGGAGCCCTTAGGCATAGATTCAACGTTTGGTTCACCATGTTTGTAGGAGGAATTTGGCACGGAGCCAATTGGACCTTCTTCATTTGGGGCTCTATCCAGGGAGGTTTCCTCCTTTTGGAATCTTTGCTAAAGGATGCGAAGAATAAATTCTTCCCAAATCTGACTCTTTCCTCTTCCTGGTCCAAGGCCCTCACTCCGGTGAGAATTATGTACGCTACGATCGTAGCGGTCACCTTCGGAGTTATATTTCGATCCGCTAATATACATTCCGCCTGGACAATGATTCACGGGATGTACGTATACCAAGCGGGGGAGCTACGACCTTATATGTTAAAGCAGGGGATCCCCGCTATTCTCTGCGTGGTTTTCGGGCATTATCTGGGATGGTTATTCTTCGAAAAAGGCAAGAGAATCGAAGTCCCGGCTTGGTTGGAGTTCGGAACGTATCCTATTTTGGTATTCATAATGGCTCTACTTAGCCCTGACGGAGAAATTCCTTTCATATACTTCGACTTCTGA
- a CDS encoding PP2C family protein-serine/threonine phosphatase, which yields MNPSDKKAVGILNPWTFLEKEFNYKEVSAWKDFVRIDQSFIRLAFFLHFSVYLLLLIPEVRDSGRAAVYFGLILSLNVLSIVLSFQRKYLPAVIHGTNCTITFLVMLILNDSFYVFDDFHSLQLYNNYFLLVGFLVLFQMFRLKIKGCLLTALYSVLLHLGFVFFKLKDGPIHGFPLVLFVPDMVYLILSLIGTAIVVIVRRLVRISSELDSEYRFLQHELQIARKVQETLFPEEISIKGFRYEVFRSTPNEIGGDFYDFIQLREGNTGVFLTDIAGHGIASALVASFIKIMVATMPYRLKLHPVRLLEYLDETLLRQFKSHHASAVYIFFDFISKEIHFANGGHPYLIHSQNGEEFREIETTGSILGFGIKRPIAELVSVPIISGERLFLYTDGLIENRNPQGKQLGSEGLIEILNRNKSVRDLKQFKEFVQTELLAFFGDAEFEDDTLFLIIEME from the coding sequence ATGAATCCATCCGATAAAAAAGCCGTAGGTATACTCAATCCTTGGACTTTCCTGGAGAAGGAATTCAATTACAAGGAAGTAAGCGCCTGGAAAGATTTCGTCAGGATCGACCAATCCTTTATTCGTTTGGCGTTCTTCCTGCATTTTTCGGTATATCTTCTGCTTTTGATTCCGGAAGTCAGGGATTCCGGACGTGCCGCGGTTTATTTCGGTCTCATATTGAGCCTGAACGTTCTCAGCATAGTGCTTTCTTTCCAAAGAAAATATCTTCCCGCGGTCATACACGGGACAAACTGCACCATCACGTTTCTAGTGATGTTGATTCTAAACGACTCGTTCTACGTTTTCGACGATTTTCATAGTTTACAGCTTTATAATAATTATTTTCTGCTCGTAGGCTTTCTCGTACTATTTCAAATGTTTCGTTTGAAAATAAAAGGCTGTCTTTTGACGGCGCTCTATTCCGTTCTATTGCATCTAGGTTTCGTTTTCTTTAAACTAAAAGACGGCCCAATTCACGGTTTTCCTCTGGTGCTTTTCGTGCCTGACATGGTATATCTGATCCTAAGTTTGATCGGAACCGCGATCGTTGTCATCGTTAGGAGATTGGTGAGAATTTCCTCGGAGTTGGATTCGGAGTATAGGTTCCTACAACACGAGCTGCAGATTGCGAGAAAAGTGCAGGAGACCTTATTTCCTGAAGAGATCAGCATCAAGGGATTCCGTTATGAAGTCTTCCGGTCCACTCCCAACGAAATCGGAGGAGATTTCTACGATTTCATACAATTAAGGGAAGGAAACACGGGAGTGTTTCTTACGGATATCGCGGGTCATGGGATCGCGTCAGCCCTCGTCGCCTCTTTCATCAAGATCATGGTGGCTACCATGCCTTACCGATTGAAATTGCACCCGGTCCGTCTTTTGGAATATTTGGACGAGACTCTGCTTCGGCAGTTCAAGTCCCACCATGCCTCTGCGGTATATATCTTCTTCGATTTTATCTCCAAGGAGATCCATTTTGCGAACGGAGGACACCCGTATCTGATACATTCCCAGAACGGGGAGGAGTTCCGGGAGATTGAAACGACAGGAAGTATCTTGGGGTTCGGGATCAAGAGACCGATCGCGGAATTGGTTTCCGTTCCCATTATTTCCGGAGAAAGATTGTTCTTATACACGGACGGCCTCATAGAGAATAGAAATCCGCAAGGAAAACAGCTTGGAAGCGAAGGCCTGATAGAAATCCTGAACAGAAACAAGTCCGTGAGGGACCTAAAACAATTCAAGGAATTCGTACAGACCGAACTTTTGGCCTTTTTCGGAGACGCCGAGTTCGAAGACGACACCCTTTTCCTTATCATCGAGATGGAGTAA
- a CDS encoding enoyl-CoA hydratase-related protein, with translation MSESLINVNKQGSLAVLEINRPSALNALNEDVLKELKATFQSLEKEGGIRVVILTGQGKAFVAGADIAKMRDMDELGADLFGGLGQEVFDIIQNSPLVSIAAVNGFALGGGLELALACDIRIGSEKAKLGLPEVSLGLIPGFGGTQRLARLIGYGRAAEIVFTGDMIGAEEAYRIGILNKLVKEGDDLIGTAKAMAESILKKGPVAVQIAKRVIQKGLDLELSKGEELERKEFSKLFSGKESKEGMGAFLEKRAPKF, from the coding sequence ATGAGCGAATCACTCATTAATGTGAACAAGCAAGGCTCTCTTGCAGTATTGGAAATCAACCGTCCTTCCGCATTGAATGCGTTGAACGAGGATGTTTTAAAAGAATTGAAAGCTACATTCCAGTCCTTGGAGAAAGAAGGCGGAATTCGAGTAGTAATTCTTACCGGACAAGGTAAAGCGTTCGTGGCCGGAGCGGACATCGCGAAGATGAGAGACATGGACGAACTGGGCGCGGATCTATTCGGAGGTCTCGGTCAGGAAGTATTCGACATTATCCAAAACAGTCCTTTGGTTTCCATCGCCGCAGTGAACGGATTCGCACTGGGCGGAGGCTTGGAATTGGCGCTGGCTTGCGATATACGTATCGGATCCGAGAAAGCTAAGTTAGGTCTTCCGGAAGTTTCTTTGGGACTCATCCCCGGATTCGGAGGAACCCAGAGATTGGCTCGACTCATCGGATACGGAAGAGCCGCCGAAATCGTCTTCACGGGTGATATGATCGGTGCGGAAGAGGCTTATAGAATCGGTATATTAAATAAACTTGTTAAAGAAGGCGACGACCTGATCGGAACCGCAAAGGCTATGGCGGAATCCATTCTGAAGAAGGGACCGGTCGCCGTGCAAATCGCTAAGAGAGTGATACAGAAAGGATTGGATCTGGAGCTTTCCAAAGGGGAAGAATTGGAAAGAAAGGAATTCTCAAAACTCTTCTCCGGAAAAGAATCCAAGGAAGGAATGGGAGCGTTCTTGGAGAAGCGGGCTCCTAAATTCTGA